One Oncorhynchus kisutch isolate 150728-3 linkage group LG13, Okis_V2, whole genome shotgun sequence DNA window includes the following coding sequences:
- the LOC109906424 gene encoding DNA-binding death effector domain-containing protein 2-like produces the protein MATMRRPRYSLRDSLYWDETECLTYYGMLSLHEMFEVVGSQLTETDVEVLSFLLDETYPAGGHPLDPAGWTSEPGEEDPEASKGVSPSPVLLEAWRRLQPKVPALACPTAARHKPKSGLELLLELERRGYLSEGNLEPLLQLLRVLTRHDLLPLVSRKKRRTVSPERFRVDYGTEDKRQVCTSGLTDPCAQTESHDEHATQQWRGGVDSARPTPAPQRKKRGKGRRWTSKPTAHRRRTGIPETPPPPISEKVTCDIRLRVRAEYWEHESALRGSVSSDKQQPLERQFELFSRATSVLRARDLGSIICDIKFSELDNLEAFWGDYLSGALLEALKGVFITDSLRRAAGSEGVRLLISVDQDDYEEGRRLLLDAQEQQAGCWGRDRS, from the exons ATGGCAACCATGCGTCGTCCAAGGTACTCTCTCCGAGACTCTCTGTACTGGGACGAGACTGAGTGCCTGACGTACTATGGGATGCTCTCTCTACACGAGATGTTTGAAGTTGTCGGTTCTCAACTGACAGAGACAGACGTTGAGGTGCTGTCGTTCCTCTTGGATGAGACCTATCCGGCTGGAGGGCACCCCTTGGACCCAGCTGGCTGGACCAGCGAGCCCGGTGAGGAAGACCCTGAGGCCAGTAAAGGAGTCTCCCCCAGCCCAGTGCTCCTGGAGGCCTGGCGGCGGTTACAGCCCAAGGTTCCTGCTTTGGCCTGCCCTACCGCTGCCCGCCACAAGCCCAAGAGTGGGCTAGAACTGCTGCTGGAGCTGGAGAGACGTGGGTACCTCAGTGAGGGTAACCTGGAGCCCCTGTTGCAGCTGCTGCGAGTCCTGACGCGACACGACCTCCTGCCTTTGGTGTCCCGCAAGAAAAGGAGGACAG TATCACCAGAACGTTTCAGAGTGGACTACGGGACAGAGGACAAAAGACAGGTGTGCACATCTGGACTGACTGACCCCTGTGCACAGACAGAATCACATGATGAACACGCCACACAGCAATGGAGGGGGG GTGTTGACTCTGCCAGGCCAACACCCGCCCCCCAACGGAAGAAGAGGGGTAAAGGCCGCCGCTGGACCAGCAAGCCCACTGCCCACAGGAGAAGAACGGGCATCCCTGAAACTCCTCCCCCACCTATATCTGAGAAAGTGACCTGCG ACATTCGTCTGCGCGTGCGAGCAGAATACTGGGAGCATGAGTCGGCTCTGCGCGGCAGTGTCTCCTCGGACAAGCAGCAGCCCCTGGAGCGGCAGTTTGAGCTGTTCAGTCGTGCCACCTCCGTGCTGCGCGCCCGCGACCTGGGCTCCATCATCTGCGACATCAAGTTCTCTGAGCTGGACAACCTGGAGGCCTTCTGGGGGGACTATCTGAGTGGAGCGCTGCTAGAGGCCCTGAAGGGGGTGTTCATCACAGACTCTCTGCGGAGGGCGGCGGGGAGTGAGGGGGTCCGGCTGCTGATCAGTGTGGACCAGGATGACTACGAGGAGGGTCGCAGACTGCTGCTGGACGCACAGGAACAACAGGCCGGCTGCTGGGGACGAGATAG GTCATGA
- the LOC116353134 gene encoding zinc finger protein 391-like gives MSNIQLLRVFLSQRLTMAAEEIFGVIEETIAEYQEENSRLRSMLDVVIKPDILLHRIDIQQSTHHPVSEKEVLPEQQHCEQEWSPSLGQEDPHYIQIKEEPEELESSLKNDYNHQDLTQSSLLYETQSEDYEETYCLPSTSTAQRNYSLHSTLTEQNMIQIKSELDAEDNGVSEPSREPQPLFAENLESSAAQSKNMKCVKGVESRPLSTLYPLKPLKSKRSPSKRLQTVRKQSAYIHCKFCGMYFSYLASLVNHARKHAQDKECLCGVCGIHLESTESMLDHLETHVGARVCHVCGTFFPGSAELNDHMKVHPGEKSFRCPDCGKCFRKNPDLTAHKRIHTGERPYRCQFCGKGFSQSGNLAVHMKSHSGEKPHCCPVCGKCFSSKSYMNTHMKIHTGERPFCCRVCGKCFIRNPDLTVHMRTHTGVKPYKCQYCGQGFKQNYHRKLHMKIHMGKTISLPSL, from the exons ATGTCTAATATACAGTTATTGAGAGTGTTTCTCAGCCAGAGATTGACAATGGCAGCTGAGGAGATATTCGGCGTCATTGAAGAAACGATAGCAGAGTATCAGGAAGAGAACAGCCGTCTGCGTAGCATGCTCGATGTAGTTATTAAACCAGATATACTATTACACAGAATAG ACATCCAACAGTCCACCCACCACCCTGTTTCTGAAAAGGAGGTTCTCCCTGAGCAGCAACACTGTGAGCAGGAGTGGAGCCCCAGTCTGGGGCAGGAAGACCCACATTACATACAGATAAAAGAGGAACCGGAGGAACTAGAGTCATCTTTGAAAAATGACTACAACCACCAGGACCTGACTCAGTCCTCACTTCTTTATGAAACCCAAAGTGAAGACTATGAAGAGACGTACTGTCTTCCCAGCACCTCAACTGCACAGAGGAACTACTCTCTACACAGCACCTTAACTGAACAGAACATGATACAGATCAAATCAGAACTTGATGCAGAAGACAATGGAGTATCAGAACCATCCCGTGAGCCTCAGCCCCTATTTGCAGAAAATCTAGAGTCTTCTGCAGCTCAGAGTAAAAACATGAAATGTGTCAAAGGGGTAGAGAGTAGACCTCTGTCTACTCTCTACCCCTTAAAGCCACTTAAATCCAAGAGATCACCATCAAAGAGATTACAGACAGTAAGAAAACAAAGTGCCTATATCCACTGTAAATTTTGTGGAATGTATTTCTCCTACTTAGCTTCTTTAGTGAATCATGCAAGAAAGCATGCACAGGACAAAGAATGTCTATGTGGTGTGTGTGGAATACACTTAGAGTCCACAGAAAGTATGTTAGATCATCTAGAAACCCACGTTGGAGCTAGAGTTTGTCATGTTTGTGGTACATTTTTCCCAGGGAGTGCTGAGCTGAATGATCATATGAAGGTTCACCCAGGGGAGAAATCGTTTCGCTGTCCTGACTGTGGCAAGTGTTTCAGAAAAAATCCAGATCTCACAGCGCACAAGAGGATTCATACAGGGGAGAGACCGTACCGCTGCCAGTTTTGTGGCAAAGGATTCAGTCAGAGTGGAAACCTGGCGGTGCATATGAAGAGCCACTCTGGGGAGAAACCGCATTGCTGCCCTGTTTGTGGGAAATGTTTCAGCAGTAAATCTTATATGAACACACACATGAagattcacacaggggagaggccATTTTGCTGCCGTGTATGCGGAAAATGTTTCATAAGAAACCCTGATCTGACAGTCCACATGAGGACTCATACAGGGGTGAAACCATATAAGTGCCAGTATTGTGGCCAAGGATTCAAGCAGAATTATCACCGGAAACTACACATGAAGATCCACATGGGAAAAACCATATCATTGCCATCTTTGTGA
- the LOC109906325 gene encoding zinc finger protein 37-like, translating to MSKIELLRMFLNQRLIAAAEEIFGVVEETLARYQEEVSRTREENSRLRLTLDIRTKPDIKLHRQDLQQLTVTVSDEVVSPEQQEWSPSLGQKDPEPTRMKDEQDEPRTSQEDENNFNEFINSYGCVSSDYYQDPTQSSLEERYSLPSTSTEQIKTEPYVEDYGVSEPTREPQPFSGVDRECSAAQSENRGHIDRMECGGPLSGLMLKPLKSKRTKTVKGQSCHSVKDKKLNHLKSHSRPSVSWDAAPSCKVCGKQFDSMASLLNHVQTHTQDKEHLCGVCGKFCQSTESMMDHLQTHIGAKCCHICGKYFAWDAFLKRHLRSHTGEKPFRCHHCGKGFSQSGNLAVHMKSHSGEKPHCCSVCGKCFSRNPDLTVHMRTHTGVKPYKCQYCGQGFKQNYHRKLHMKIHMGKTISLPSL from the exons ATGTCTAAAATAGAGTTATTGAGAATGTTTCTAAACCAGAGATTGATAGCGGCAGCTGAGGAGATATTTGGTGTCGTTGAAGAAACCCTAGCAAGGTACCAGGAAGAGGTTTCTCGCACAAGGGAGGAGAACAGTCGTCTACGGCTCACGCTCGATATCCGTACTAAGCCAGATATCAAGTTACATAGACAAG atcTCCAGCAGCTAACTGTCACCGTGTCTGATGAGGTGGTTTCCCCTGAGCAGCAGGAGTGGAGCCCTAGTCTGGGGCAGAAGGACCCAGAACCCACACGGATGAAAGATGAACAGGATGAACCAAGGACCAGTCAGGAGGATGAGAATAATTTCAATGAGTTTATAAATTCTTACGGCTGTGTATCAAGTGACTATTATCAGGACCCAACTCAGTCCTCACTTGAAGAGAGATACTCTCTACCCAGCACCTCAACTGAACAGATCAAAACAGAACCTTATGTAGAAGACTATGGTGTATCAGAACCAACCAGAGAGCCTCAGCCCTTCTCTGGAGTAGATAGAGAGTGTTCTGCAGCTCAGAGTGAAAACAGAGGACATATTGACAGGATGGAGTGTGGAGGACCTCTGTCAGGTCTAATGTTAAAGCCACTCAAATCAAAGAGAACAAAGACAGTAAAAGGACAAAGTTGTCATAGTGTTAAGGACAAGAAATTGAACCATCTAAAATCACACTCGAGACCCAGTGTAAGCTGGGATGCTGCTCCTAGTTGTAAGGTATGTGGAAAGCAATTTGACTCCATGGCTTCTTTATTAAATCATGTGCAAACGCACACACAGGATAAAGAACatctttgtggtgtgtgtggaaaATTCTGTCAGTCCACAGAAAGTATGATGGATCACCTACAAACTCACATTGGAGCAAAGTGTTGTCATATTTGTGGTAAATATTTTGCTTGGGATGCTTTCCTGAAAAGGCATTTGAGGAgtcatacaggggagaagccgtTTCGCTGTCATCATTGTGGCAAAGGATTCAGTCAGAGTGGAAACCTGGCTGTGCATATGAAGAGCCACTCTGGGGAGAAACCGCATTGCTGCTCTGTTTGTGGGAAATGTTTCAGCAGAAACCCTGATCTGACTGTCCACATGAGGACTCATACAGGGGTGAAACCATATAAGTGCCAGTACTGTGGCCAAGGATTCAAGCAGAATTATCACCGGAAACTACACATGAAGATCCACATGGGAAAAACCATATCATTGCCATCTTTGTGA